The genomic window CTCACCGGGTGCGGCCACCAGCAGCTACCTCGACCGGCCGGTGATCGACGAGCTGGACCAATTGTTGCGCAAGCAGTGGCCGTACCCGGTCGAGTCCCTGACCGTCGTCGACGGAGCCCTGGACGGCATCTCCCGGGCACTGGACTCGATCCTGCGCTTCGGTGACGGGGTGATCGCCGAGGATCCCGGTTTCCCGCCGGTGTTCGACCTGCTCGACCACCTGGGCGGCGTCCGGCTCCCGGTCGGCCTGGATCACGAGGGGATCGTCGTCGATGATCTTGCCCATGCGTTGAACCATCACCCTCGGGTGCTGGTGCTGCAGCCGCGTGCGCAGAACCCGACCGGTATCAGCATGAGCCACCGGCGCGCCGAACAACTCGCCCGGGTGATCGGTGGGCACCCGAACGGGGAGGAGCTGATCATCATCGAAGATGATCACTCCGGGTCCATCTCCAGCTCCCCGTTGATCAGTCTCGCCGAGTGGCTGCCGCAGCAGGTGCTGCATCTGCGCAGCTTCTCCAAGTCCCACGGACCCGACCTGCGCATCGCCGCCCTGGCCGGGCCGCCGCGGCTGGTCGATCCGATCGTCTCCCGCCGGATCCTCGGCCCGGGCTGGACGTCGCGGATGATCCAGCAGTTGCTGTACGAACTGCTGAGCCGGGCCGAGTCGATCACCCAGGTTGCCCGAGCCCGGCGCGAGTACCGGAACCGGCAGCAGAACCTGGTCAGCACGCTGCAGCATGCGGGGGTGCCGATCAATCGTCCCGGTGACGGGTTGAACCTGTGGCTGCCGGTCGGCAACGAACGCAGTGCGGTGGTGCAACTCGCCGCCAGCGGGATCAAGGTGGCGGCCGGCAGCGCCTTCCAGGCCGAGGCCGGTGAACCCGGTGAGTTCATCCGGATCAGCCTCGGCCAGTTGCGCGGTGACGTGTCCGAGATCGGCGGCCTGATCGCCGATGCCGTCCGTTGAGGTGAGCGAAATCTGCCACTCGATCGCGAATTCGGCACCGGAGCGGCAGATCGGGCGATCGAGTGGAGGATCTCGCTCAGAAGCGGGCCCAGACCCCGTCGAATCAGACCCCGTCGAATCAGCCCCCTCGATTCAGACCCCGTCGAATCAGACCCCGCCGAAGAAGTCCCGCAGCAACTGTCCGCACTCTGCTGCCCGCACCCCGCCGACCACCTCCGGGCGATGGTTCAGCCGCGGATCGCGGACCACATCGAACAGGGAGGCGATGGCCCCCGCCTTCGGGTCGTAGGCGCCGAAGACGATCCGGTCGAGCCGGGCCAGCACCGATGCCCCGGCACACATCGCGCAGGGCTCCAGGGTGACGACCAGGGTGAGTCCGGTGAGTCGCCACTGCCCGACCCGTTCGGCGGCCCGCCGGATAGCCAGTACCTCGGCATGGGCGGTCGGGTCGCCGGTCAGCTCCCGCTCGTTGCCGGCCCCGGCGACCACCCGCCCCGCTGCGTCGATCACCACCGCCCCGATCGGGACGTCATGGTGAGCCAGCGCCCGTTCGGCATGATCCAACGCCTCGCCCATCGGCGGGTCGAAGCGGGAAGCCATCAGGAGAATTCGTTGTCGACAACCCGCCGGACGACCGGGCCGATGCCGATCCGCTCGGCGATCGCCAGCACCACCTCGACCGAGTCGGCATCGTCCTCGAGCTCGGCCAGCTGGGCCTCCAACTCGAAGTCGCTGATGCCGATGTCGCCGAAGATCCCGAGGTCGCCGATCGGCTCGAAGTCGTCGGAGTCGATGTCGTTCTCGTTCAGGTAGTCGGCGACATCGCGGGCGATCGGCCAATCCTCACTGGCGCCGCCGTCGGACAGGACGGTCTGCACCATCCGGCCGCGTACCCGTACCAGCACGATCAGTTCACCGACCAGGGAGACGAAGCCGATCGCGCCGGCATCACCGGGCAACCGACGCAGCTGGACGATCAACTCCTCCAGATCGTTGGCGAGTTCCAGGTCCAGCGCCCGGGCGACCGGCATGCCGTCCTCGCGATAGGCGGCGACCACCAGATCGATCTCGTCGGCGGTCGCGTCCTCGGGCTCGTCGAAGGCGTCGTCATCGAGATCTTCGTCGTCGGGATCGATCTCGGGCTCATCGGGGTCCCGAGCACCCGCGTCGTCGGCTGCGCGCCCGAGTTGGAAGGACTCGTAGTCCTCGGAGTCGTAATCGCTCACCAGGGTCTCCCGCTCACCGCCCCATGGTGCCAGATCGACGGCGATACCGGTACGCCGATCCGGGCCGGACCCGCGCATCGACGGCCCGTTTGTGGGAAAGTGCTCGGTGTGGAACTGCGCGTCGTCGATCATCCGCTGGTAACGCACAAGTTGACCGTCCTGCGGGACGAGTCGACCGATTCGGCGACCTTTCGGCAACTGACCGAGGAACTGGTCACCTTGCTGGCCTACGAGGCGACCAGGGAGATCCGGGTCGAGCCGGCGACGGTGCAGACCCCGGTCGCCCCGGCCACCGGGGTACGGCTGTCCGACCCGCGGCCGATGGTGGTGCCTATCCTGCGTGCAGGGCTCGGAATGCTGGAGGGCATGACCAAGCTGATCCCGACCGCCGAGGTCGGTTTCGTCGGCATGGTCCGCAATGAGGAGACGCTGCAGCCGGTCACCTATGCCGAGCGGCTGCCGCACAATCTGGCCGGCCGCCAGTGCATCGTGCTGGACCCGATGCTGGCCACCGGCGGCTCGCTGGCCGGGACCGTGCAGTTCCTGGTCGACCGCGGTGCCGACCACATCACCTGTATCTGCCTGCTGGCCGCCCCCGAGGGCATCGAGCGGCTGAAGGAGCTGCTCGAACCGCTGCAGATCCCGACCACCCTGGTGGTCGCCGCGGTGGACGAGAAGCTGAACGAGAAGGGCTACATCGTGCCCGGCCTCGGCGATGCCGGTGACCGGTTGTACGGCGTCACCGACTGAGGCCGTCCGCGCCCGGCGCCGGCTCCCGTCCTGCGAGTCGCCCGCCGACCAGCCCGGTCAGGGCCTCGCGTGCAGCCGGGCGAGCACCCGTTCCAGATCGGCCGGATGCCGCAGGCGCAGTACCGGTACGCCGTCGGGCGCGGCCTCCCAGGCACGCAGCTGCGCGCGTTTGCGACCGAAGGACTTGAAGTGCCAGATCAGGATCGAGTCCCGCGACAGGATCTGACCGAGGTTTTCGACGTTGCCGTTGCAGACAGGTTCACGGGTGAGCCACCGGCGGGCGGTACGGCGCAGCAACCGCCCGAAACTGAGCCGGCGCGAGTAGTCCAACCCCACCACCACCTGTGCCCGGGGAAGCACCTGATCGCGGAATGTCTGGTAGCTGGAGTCGAAGACCCAGGACGGGGCGGCGGCCAGTTCCGCAGCCAGTGATCGTTGCTCGGCCGGATCGCGATTCACCCAGCCGGGCAGCCAGCCGATCTCGTCGTCGACCAGGTGCACCGGCAGGTCCAGCAGCTCGCCGAGTCGGTGCGCTGCGGCGCTCTTGCCCGATCCGGTCACGCCGTGCAACAGGATTCGCCTTGCCGAGCGAAGATCCTCAGTGGTCGCGGCAGGCATCGGAACACGCTATCGCGCAGGCAGCGATGGCGCAGCCAGCTCTGCGACGTACCACCACCCGCACCGAGAGCGCCGGACTCACAGTCCCTCGTTCTCGGCCCAGTGTCGGAGCAGGGCGGTCAGTTGTTCGACCTCGTCGGCGCTGAGCGAACCGAGCAGCAGGCGCTCGTTCTCCATGTGGGCGGTGAAGGTCTCGTCGATCAGCTCGCGACCGGCGTCGGTGAGGGAGACGGTCCGTCCGCGCTGGTCGGCCTCGGAGACCCGGCGGGTGATCAGCCCGCGCGATTCCAGTCGGTCCAGTCGCTTGCTCATCCCACCTGTGGTCACCACCGTGTTCCGAGCCAGCTCACCGGCAGCCATTGCGTAGGGCACCCCTTCGCGGCGCAGAGTCGCCAGTACGTCGAACTCCCCCTCGGTCAGTCCGTACTCGGCATAGAGGGCGACCAGTTCGACCGTGAGGTGATTGGCGATCCGGTGCAGGCGCCCGATCAGTCCCAAGGGAGCGACATCGACACCCGGCCGTTCCCGCTGCCACTGCTGCTGCACTCGTCCGATGAAATCCACGCTCTGGAGTTTAGCTTCCGTGGAAGCTATCTTTATCTTCCATGGAAGCTAAATTGCGGGACGTCCTCATCACCGCGATCGCACCGATCGCCTGGGGCAGCACCTATGTGGTGACGGCTCAGCTGCTCCCGGCCGATCTGCCACTGTGGGGAGCTGCGCTGCGTGCAGCCCCCGCAGCAGTGTTCCTGCTGCTGCTGTCCCGGCGCCGGCCGCACGGCGCCTGGTGGTGGCGCGCGGCACTGCTCGGGGTGATCAACGTCGTCGCCTTCTTCATCCTGATCTACCTGGCCGCCCATCACCTGCCCAGCAGTGTGGCCTCGGTGATCATGGCCGCCTCACCGCTGGCAATGGTCGGCGCGGCGTGGCTGCTCGCCTCCGAATCACCCAGTGCACGGGTGATCCTGGGGGCTGCCGTGGGGATCATCGGCGTACCCCTGGTCGTCGGCTTCGCCCACGGTGGTGACCTGATCGGACTGTGCGCCTCGATCAGCGCGATGATCATCTCCGCGATCGGTTTCGCGCTCACCAAGCGTTGGAGCGGGCAGGTACGGGTGATCGATGCGACCGCCTGGCAGTTCGCCTTCGGCGGCGCAGCGCTGGTGGTGGTGGCGATCCTCGGCGAAGGTACACCTCCGGTCTTCAGCACCTCAGAACTATTGGGATTCACCTATGTGGCGGTGATCGCCACCGCTGCGGCATTCGTCTGCTGGTTCCACGGGCTCGCCGTGCTGCCCGCCGGTGTGGTCGGTGTGATCGGCCTGCTCAACCCGGTGACCGGGGTGCTGCTGGGTGCCCTGATCGCCGACGAGTCCCTGACCGTCGGCCAACTGGTCGGCATCACCATCGTCGGCATCGGGGTACTGATCGGGCAGCATCGCCCACGGCGGGTCGGCGCCGCGCCTCCCACTGCGAGTACGTGCATTCCCGGAGGCGAGCGATGACCAGTCCCCTTGCGAGTGCAGTGAACAGCCGGCACCCGACCAGACTCCGAGGGCGCGTACCCGCGCGAACGTACCGAGACGGTGCTCCACTGCCGGGTGGCCGGGTCACCTGCGGCACGTCGGCCTCAGGAACCGTCCAGAGCCGACCCGATCGTCACCGGCGAACCACAGGCGGAACAGTCGGCGCTGCCGAAGGCGTACCGAAGCATGGCGGCAACTCCACGACGCCCGTTGACCGTTGCCAGCCTGATCAACTGCGCTTCTCCGGGCCCTTCCGGATCGGCCACCGGATCGACGACCGTCGGTGTTCCCGGACCTTCCCACGGGGCCAGGGTCACCGGTTCGTCCTCCGTCCGCAGGACCAGCAGGCGTCGACAGTTCGGGCAATCGAGCAGTGCCTCACCCTCGCCGAGAACACCGAGGCAACGCGACCACGGCCCCCCGTGCGCGAGGGCCATCCAGGTCTCCAGCCCATAGAGGAAGTCGGCATCGGTAGCGCTCAGCGGCAGGCACTGTTCGGCCAGTTCGGCCAACTCGGCCAGTTCCCGGGCATAGCGCCGCCGTACCTGCGCGGGATCCTCGGGTCCGTCCTCGGCGGCAACGATCGCACCGACCAGTTGCAGCGGCGCGATGTAACCCCGTGGTCGCTGCTGCAGACAGATGTCGGTCAGCGCACCGATCGCGGCGTAGCTGGCACTCGCCACGGTCCCCTGATGACAGAGGTGGCTCCACAGCTCGTCCCAGACCGGCCCGGAGTCGTCGGCTTGTCGTGCCCGGGCCAACAACTCACCACCTTGGAGACGATGACCAATGCCCGGCTGGCCACCGGCATCAGCGCCGCGTTGCCGTACACCGTCTGCAGTTGCGTCCAGTCGATCACCCATCCTCCTCAAGGCATGTGGGCCCCTCAGGGCATGCGGGTCGGTACGCCCACGCCGGCCTGGAACAGGTCAGTAGTAGTAGGGGAAGCGCGACCAGTCCGGATCACGCTTCTCCAGGAAGGCATCGCGACCCTCGACCGCCTCATCGGTCATGTAGGCCAGCCGGGTGGTCTCGCCGGCGAACACCTGCTGACCGATCAGCCCGTCATCGATGGTATTGAAGGAGAACTTCAGCATCCGTTGCGCGGTCGGGCTCTTGGCGCAGATCCGGGCCGCCCACTCCAGGCCGACGGTCTCGAGTTGATCATGGTCGACGACCCGGTTGACCATTCCCATCCGGTGCGCATCCTCGGCATCATGGACATCGCCGAGGAAGAAGATCTCCCGGGCGAACTTCTGTCCCACCTGCCGCGCCAGGTACGCCGAGCCGAATCCGCCGTCGAAGGAGCCGACATCGGCATCGGTCTGTTTGAACTTCGCGTGCTCGCGGGAAGCCAGGGTGAGATCGGCCACCACGTGCAGGCTGTGCCCGCCTCCGGCGGCCCATCCGTTCACCAGGGCGATCACCGGTTTCGGCATGAACCGGATCAACCGCTGCACCTCCAGGATGTGCAATCGGCCCAGCTTGCCCGGGTCGACGCTCTCGGCGGTCTCCCCCTCGGCGTACTGGTAGCCCGCCCGGCCACGGATTCGCTGGTCGCCGCCGGAGCAGAAGGCCCAGCCGCCGTCCTTCGGCGACGGCCCGTTGCCGGTCAGCAGCACACACCCGATGTCGGAGCTCATCCGTGCATGGTCGAGCGCCCGGTAGAGCTCGTCGACGGTGCCGGGGCGGAACGCGTTGCGTACCTCCGGCCGGTCGAAGGCGATCCGCACCGCCGGGACGTCGATCGCCCGGTGGTAGGTGATGTCGGTGAAGTCGAATCCCTCGACGGGTTTCCAGACCGCGGTGTCGAGGTTCGAGCGGGAATTGGCTGCTGCGTCGTTCACCCCGCACACGCTAGTCGCCGCCCGCTCCCGGAAAACGACGGCCCACGCTGCCGCGCCCGCCCCGGACACCCTGATCGGCGCGGTGACGCCCCCGCGGCGCGGCGGCGAGCCGTCGAAATCCCACCAGTGGTGTCGCGACCCGGGACGCGAACGACCGCGCAAGGCCTCCCCTCTCCGCCGAGTTCCCCGACGAGTCCGCCGAGTTCCCCGCCGAGTTCCCCGAGTTTCCCCGACGAGCCGTCGCCGGCCGGGCTCGGGAACTCGGCATGATCTACCCTCGGGCCATGGCCGATTCGCTGCGCACCCAGCTCACCCGGGCCGCCAGCGGCCTGGCCCGGCGACTCACCCGCGACCTGATCCACAGCCGCGCGGCCAAGTCGAGCGCGAAACCGAAGCCGCCACGACGTCGACCTCGGCAGGGGCCGGGGCAGGATCGGCCGACCGACTACCCCGGTGACTTCGTCGGCGTCCCCGACTTCGCCTACAACCCCGAGCTCGACGGCGAGGCCGACCCCGGCGAGATCGTCTGGACCTGGGTCCCCTACGAGGAGGATCACCACCAGGGCAAGGACCGGCCGGTGCTGCTGATCGGCCACGACGGGCCGTGGCTGCTCGCGCTGCAACTGACCAGCAAGGACCACGACCGCGACACCGACACCCGCACCGGTCGTCACTGGGTCGACATCGGCTCCGGTGACTGGGATGCCGAGCGTCGCCCGTCGGAGGTACGGGTGAACCGGATCATCCGCGTGGATCCGAACGCGGTACGCCGCGAGGGCGCGATCCTCGACCGCGCACGCTTCGAGCAGGTGAGCCGCGCAGTGCTGGAACACCGGTGACGACGGGCTGGCTCTGGCCCACGCGGACTGACCCCCGGTCACCCCGGGCCCCGGGGAACCCTGCCGACTCCGAATCCCTCAGGATTCCAGGAGCTTGTGACTCAGGGCTGCGACAACCCCGGGGATCAGGACTTCAGGAACTTCACCGCCGCCGCGGCCAGCTTCTCCGGTGACTGCAGGGGCAGCCC from Naumannella halotolerans includes these protein-coding regions:
- a CDS encoding aminotransferase class I/II-fold pyridoxal phosphate-dependent enzyme; its protein translation is MRQTVAERISDRSPHGIAAGIASLINSGELAPGERLPTVRELALDLGVSPATVSAAWQRLSGLGLIISRGRSGSFVRATNRQWMPPRFRPLARQSDATRLDLSTGTPDAQLLPPLDHALSRISPGAATSSYLDRPVIDELDQLLRKQWPYPVESLTVVDGALDGISRALDSILRFGDGVIAEDPGFPPVFDLLDHLGGVRLPVGLDHEGIVVDDLAHALNHHPRVLVLQPRAQNPTGISMSHRRAEQLARVIGGHPNGEELIIIEDDHSGSISSSPLISLAEWLPQQVLHLRSFSKSHGPDLRIAALAGPPRLVDPIVSRRILGPGWTSRMIQQLLYELLSRAESITQVARARREYRNRQQNLVSTLQHAGVPINRPGDGLNLWLPVGNERSAVVQLAASGIKVAAGSAFQAEAGEPGEFIRISLGQLRGDVSEIGGLIADAVR
- a CDS encoding nucleoside deaminase is translated as MGEALDHAERALAHHDVPIGAVVIDAAGRVVAGAGNERELTGDPTAHAEVLAIRRAAERVGQWRLTGLTLVVTLEPCAMCAGASVLARLDRIVFGAYDPKAGAIASLFDVVRDPRLNHRPEVVGGVRAAECGQLLRDFFGGV
- a CDS encoding tRNA adenosine deaminase-associated protein, which encodes MIDDAQFHTEHFPTNGPSMRGSGPDRRTGIAVDLAPWGGERETLVSDYDSEDYESFQLGRAADDAGARDPDEPEIDPDDEDLDDDAFDEPEDATADEIDLVVAAYREDGMPVARALDLELANDLEELIVQLRRLPGDAGAIGFVSLVGELIVLVRVRGRMVQTVLSDGGASEDWPIARDVADYLNENDIDSDDFEPIGDLGIFGDIGISDFELEAQLAELEDDADSVEVVLAIAERIGIGPVVRRVVDNEFS
- the upp gene encoding uracil phosphoribosyltransferase, whose translation is MELRVVDHPLVTHKLTVLRDESTDSATFRQLTEELVTLLAYEATREIRVEPATVQTPVAPATGVRLSDPRPMVVPILRAGLGMLEGMTKLIPTAEVGFVGMVRNEETLQPVTYAERLPHNLAGRQCIVLDPMLATGGSLAGTVQFLVDRGADHITCICLLAAPEGIERLKELLEPLQIPTTLVVAAVDEKLNEKGYIVPGLGDAGDRLYGVTD
- a CDS encoding adenylate kinase codes for the protein MPAATTEDLRSARRILLHGVTGSGKSAAAHRLGELLDLPVHLVDDEIGWLPGWVNRDPAEQRSLAAELAAAPSWVFDSSYQTFRDQVLPRAQVVVGLDYSRRLSFGRLLRRTARRWLTREPVCNGNVENLGQILSRDSILIWHFKSFGRKRAQLRAWEAAPDGVPVLRLRHPADLERVLARLHARP
- a CDS encoding MarR family winged helix-turn-helix transcriptional regulator translates to MDFIGRVQQQWQRERPGVDVAPLGLIGRLHRIANHLTVELVALYAEYGLTEGEFDVLATLRREGVPYAMAAGELARNTVVTTGGMSKRLDRLESRGLITRRVSEADQRGRTVSLTDAGRELIDETFTAHMENERLLLGSLSADEVEQLTALLRHWAENEGL
- a CDS encoding DMT family transporter, with product MEAKLRDVLITAIAPIAWGSTYVVTAQLLPADLPLWGAALRAAPAAVFLLLLSRRRPHGAWWWRAALLGVINVVAFFILIYLAAHHLPSSVASVIMAASPLAMVGAAWLLASESPSARVILGAAVGIIGVPLVVGFAHGGDLIGLCASISAMIISAIGFALTKRWSGQVRVIDATAWQFAFGGAALVVVAILGEGTPPVFSTSELLGFTYVAVIATAAAFVCWFHGLAVLPAGVVGVIGLLNPVTGVLLGALIADESLTVGQLVGITIVGIGVLIGQHRPRRVGAAPPTASTCIPGGER
- a CDS encoding 1,4-dihydroxy-2-naphthoyl-CoA synthase, producing the protein MNDAAANSRSNLDTAVWKPVEGFDFTDITYHRAIDVPAVRIAFDRPEVRNAFRPGTVDELYRALDHARMSSDIGCVLLTGNGPSPKDGGWAFCSGGDQRIRGRAGYQYAEGETAESVDPGKLGRLHILEVQRLIRFMPKPVIALVNGWAAGGGHSLHVVADLTLASREHAKFKQTDADVGSFDGGFGSAYLARQVGQKFAREIFFLGDVHDAEDAHRMGMVNRVVDHDQLETVGLEWAARICAKSPTAQRMLKFSFNTIDDGLIGQQVFAGETTRLAYMTDEAVEGRDAFLEKRDPDWSRFPYYY
- a CDS encoding type II toxin-antitoxin system PemK/MazF family toxin, producing MADSLRTQLTRAASGLARRLTRDLIHSRAAKSSAKPKPPRRRPRQGPGQDRPTDYPGDFVGVPDFAYNPELDGEADPGEIVWTWVPYEEDHHQGKDRPVLLIGHDGPWLLALQLTSKDHDRDTDTRTGRHWVDIGSGDWDAERRPSEVRVNRIIRVDPNAVRREGAILDRARFEQVSRAVLEHR